A DNA window from Staphylococcus warneri contains the following coding sequences:
- a CDS encoding alanine/glycine:cation symporter family protein: protein MKDFDNLIPGWFKDFVQVGNDLIWSQYLIGLLLTAGFFFTISSKFVQLRMLPEMFRALVEKPETLESGEKGISPFQAFAISAGSRVGTGNIAGVATAIVLGGPGAVFWMWIIAFIGAASAFMEATLAQVYKVHDKDGGFRGGPAYYITKGLNQKWLGIVFAILITVTFAFVFNTVQSNTIAESLNTQYHVSPVITGIVLAVITAIIIFGGVRSIATLSSLIVPIMAIIYIGMVLVILLLNLDQIVPMIGTIIKSAFGFEQVTGGAVGAAILQGIKRGLFSNEAGMGSAPNAAATAAVPHPVKQGLIQSLGVFFDTMLVCTATAIMILLYSGLKFGENAPQGVAVTQSALNEHLGSAGGIFLTIAITLFAFSSVVGNYYYGQSNIEYLSNNKTIIFIFRCLVVVLVFIGAVAKTETVWSTADLFMGLMAIVNIVSIIGLSNIAFAVMKDYQLQRKAGKNPVFKPENLEINLFGIESWGINSTNKANKNNK, encoded by the coding sequence TTGAAAGATTTTGATAATTTAATTCCTGGTTGGTTCAAAGATTTTGTCCAAGTAGGGAATGATTTAATTTGGTCTCAATATCTAATTGGATTGTTACTTACAGCTGGTTTCTTCTTCACTATCAGTTCTAAATTTGTGCAACTTCGCATGTTGCCTGAAATGTTTAGAGCGTTAGTTGAGAAACCTGAAACATTAGAAAGTGGCGAAAAAGGTATTTCACCTTTCCAAGCTTTTGCAATTAGTGCAGGCTCAAGGGTTGGTACAGGAAATATTGCTGGTGTAGCAACAGCAATTGTACTAGGTGGTCCTGGTGCGGTATTTTGGATGTGGATTATTGCATTTATAGGTGCAGCAAGTGCATTTATGGAAGCCACATTAGCTCAGGTTTACAAAGTACATGATAAAGATGGTGGATTCCGAGGCGGACCAGCATATTACATAACTAAAGGATTAAATCAAAAATGGTTAGGTATTGTATTTGCGATTCTAATCACAGTTACTTTCGCATTTGTATTTAACACAGTTCAATCAAATACGATTGCTGAATCATTAAATACTCAGTATCATGTTAGCCCAGTTATTACAGGAATTGTTTTAGCAGTCATTACAGCTATCATCATCTTTGGTGGTGTTCGAAGTATTGCAACATTATCATCATTAATAGTTCCTATTATGGCTATTATATACATTGGTATGGTTTTAGTTATTTTACTATTAAACTTAGATCAAATCGTTCCAATGATTGGTACTATCATTAAAAGTGCTTTCGGTTTTGAACAAGTAACTGGTGGTGCAGTAGGTGCAGCTATTTTACAAGGTATTAAACGTGGTTTATTCTCCAATGAAGCAGGTATGGGTTCTGCGCCAAATGCAGCAGCAACAGCTGCCGTACCTCATCCAGTTAAACAAGGTTTAATTCAATCATTAGGTGTATTCTTTGATACTATGCTTGTATGTACAGCTACAGCAATCATGATTTTATTATACTCTGGATTAAAATTTGGAGAAAATGCACCTCAAGGTGTGGCAGTTACACAATCTGCTTTAAATGAACATTTAGGTTCAGCAGGTGGTATATTCTTAACAATTGCAATTACACTATTTGCCTTTTCTTCTGTTGTAGGTAACTATTATTATGGACAATCTAATATAGAATACCTTTCAAATAATAAGACAATTATTTTCATTTTTAGATGTCTTGTAGTCGTACTTGTATTTATTGGTGCAGTTGCTAAAACTGAAACAGTATGGAGTACAGCAGACTTATTTATGGGACTAATGGCAATTGTTAATATTGTTTCTATTATTGGACTTTCTAATATTGCTTTTGCAGTAATGAAAGATTACCAACTACAACGTAAAGCAGGTAAAAATCCTGTGTTCAAACCAGAAAATCTTGAGATTAACTTATTTGGAATTGAATCTTGGGGTATCAATTCAACAAATAAAGCTAATAAAAATAATAAGTAA
- the parC gene encoding DNA topoisomerase IV subunit A: MSEIIQDLSLEDVIGDRFGRYSKYIIQERALPDVRDGLKPVQRRILYAMYSSGNTFDKNFRKSAKTVGDVIGQYHPHGDSSVYDAMVRLSQDWKLRHVLIEMHGNNGSIDNDPPAAMRYTEAKLSQLSEELLRDINKETVSFIPNYDDTTLEPMVLPARFPNLLINGSTGISAGYATDIPPHNLGEVIQATLKYIDNPDITVSQLMKYIKGPDFPTGGIIQGLDGIKKAYESGKGKIVVRSKVDEEELRNGRKELIVTEIPYEVNKSSLVKRIDELRADKKVDGIVEVRDETDRTGLRIAIELKKDVNSEAIKNFLYKNSDLQISYNFNMVAISDGRPKLMGIKQIIDSYINHQIEVVANRTKFDLEHAEKRMHIVEGLMKALSILDEVIALIRNSKNKKDAKDNLVAEFDFTEAQAEAIVMLQLYRLTNTDIVALEQEHDELSNLIKDLRHILDDHDALLNVIKNELTEIRKKFKTDRLSTIEAEISEIKIDKEVMVPSEEVVLSLTRHGYIKRTTTRSFNASGVSEVGLKDGDSLLKYLDVNTQDTALVFTNKGRYLFIPVHKLAEIRWKELGQHVSQIVSIDEDEQVIDVFNEKDFSQHEAFYIMATRNGMIKKSSVPQFKTTRYNKPLIAMKVKDQDEVINIMRVESDQLITVITHKGMSLTYSTNELSDTGLRAAGVKSINLKDEDFVVMTQMINHSESVMMATQRGAIKHIGFKVLQEAKRAQRGITLLKELKKAPHRIVAADVVRHNYTTYTLYSDNNQESGEIASIHKSEQYTNGSFIVDIDDFGEVKGMYLQ; encoded by the coding sequence TTGAGTGAGATAATTCAAGATTTATCACTTGAAGATGTAATCGGTGACCGTTTTGGACGATATAGTAAATATATTATCCAAGAGCGAGCATTACCAGATGTTCGTGACGGGCTTAAACCAGTACAACGTCGTATCCTATACGCGATGTACTCAAGTGGTAATACATTCGATAAAAATTTCCGTAAAAGTGCTAAAACTGTCGGGGATGTCATCGGTCAGTATCATCCTCATGGTGACTCTTCAGTGTATGATGCTATGGTGCGTTTAAGTCAAGATTGGAAGTTGCGACATGTCTTAATCGAAATGCATGGTAACAATGGTAGTATTGATAATGATCCACCTGCTGCGATGCGTTATACGGAAGCTAAGTTAAGTCAACTATCTGAAGAACTATTAAGAGATATTAATAAAGAAACCGTGTCATTTATTCCAAACTATGATGATACGACGCTAGAACCTATGGTATTACCTGCTAGATTCCCTAACTTATTAATTAATGGTTCTACTGGTATTTCAGCAGGTTATGCAACTGATATTCCACCACATAATCTTGGTGAGGTTATTCAAGCGACTTTAAAATATATTGATAATCCTGATATTACTGTGAGCCAATTAATGAAATACATTAAAGGACCTGATTTTCCAACTGGAGGTATCATTCAAGGTCTAGATGGTATTAAAAAGGCATATGAATCAGGTAAAGGTAAGATTGTTGTACGTTCAAAAGTAGATGAAGAAGAATTACGCAATGGACGTAAAGAATTGATTGTGACTGAAATTCCGTACGAAGTGAATAAAAGTAGTTTAGTTAAACGTATTGATGAATTACGTGCGGATAAGAAAGTTGACGGTATTGTTGAAGTTCGAGATGAAACGGATAGAACGGGCTTACGTATTGCTATAGAACTTAAAAAAGATGTTAATAGTGAAGCAATCAAGAACTTCTTATATAAAAATTCAGACTTACAAATATCTTACAATTTTAATATGGTAGCAATTAGTGACGGGCGACCTAAATTAATGGGTATTAAACAAATTATTGATAGTTATATCAATCACCAAATTGAAGTCGTCGCGAATAGAACTAAGTTTGATTTAGAGCATGCTGAAAAACGAATGCATATCGTTGAAGGTTTAATGAAAGCCTTGTCAATATTAGATGAAGTCATTGCACTTATCCGTAATTCTAAAAATAAAAAAGACGCTAAAGATAACTTAGTTGCTGAGTTTGACTTTACTGAAGCTCAGGCTGAAGCGATTGTGATGTTACAACTTTATCGCTTAACAAATACCGATATTGTTGCTTTAGAACAAGAACATGATGAATTATCTAATTTAATCAAAGATTTACGTCATATATTAGATGATCATGATGCATTATTAAATGTGATAAAAAATGAATTGACAGAAATAAGAAAGAAATTCAAAACAGATCGTCTGTCTACGATTGAAGCGGAAATTTCTGAAATTAAAATTGATAAAGAAGTTATGGTACCAAGTGAAGAAGTAGTATTGAGCTTGACGAGACACGGCTATATTAAACGGACAACTACACGAAGCTTTAATGCAAGTGGTGTTTCCGAAGTAGGCTTAAAAGACGGAGATAGTTTATTAAAGTACCTTGATGTAAATACTCAGGATACTGCGCTCGTGTTTACAAATAAAGGTAGATATTTATTCATCCCTGTTCATAAATTAGCTGAAATCAGATGGAAAGAGTTAGGACAACACGTGTCGCAAATTGTTTCTATTGATGAAGATGAACAAGTGATTGATGTGTTTAATGAAAAAGACTTTAGCCAACACGAAGCATTTTATATTATGGCTACGCGCAACGGCATGATTAAGAAAAGTAGTGTTCCTCAGTTTAAAACGACACGCTATAACAAACCATTAATTGCTATGAAGGTGAAAGACCAAGACGAAGTGATTAACATTATGAGGGTAGAATCAGATCAACTCATTACAGTGATAACGCACAAAGGTATGTCACTTACTTATTCTACAAATGAACTATCTGATACTGGTCTTCGTGCTGCGGGCGTTAAATCTATTAATTTAAAAGATGAGGATTTCGTAGTCATGACTCAAATGATTAACCATTCGGAATCAGTGATGATGGCTACTCAACGTGGTGCAATTAAGCATATTGGATTCAAAGTATTACAAGAAGCTAAACGTGCACAAAGAGGTATAACTTTACTTAAAGAATTGAAAAAAGCACCACATCGAATTGTAGCAGCTGATGTTGTCCGTCATAATTATACAACCTATACATTATATTCAGATAATAATCAAGAGAGTGGCGAAATTGCGTCGATTCACAAATCTGAACAATATACGAACGGTTCGTTTATTGTAGATATTGATGATTTTGGTGAAGTCAAAGGTATGTACTTACAATAA
- the parE gene encoding DNA topoisomerase IV subunit B translates to MNKQNHYSDDSIQVLEGLEAVRKRPGMYIGSTDKRGLHHLVYEVVDNSVDEVLNGYGDEITVILNQDDSISIEDNGRGMPTGIHASGKPTVQVIFTILHAGGKFGQGGYKTSGGLHGVGASVVNALSEWLEVEIHRDGNIYKQSFKDGGVPATGLLKEGKTKKTGTKVTFKPDPEIFKATTSFNFDVLSERLQESAFLLKNLKIKLIDLRRGKEREEYYHYEEGIKEFVSYVNEGKEVLHDVTTFTGTSNGIEVDVAFQYNDQYSESILSFVNNVRTKDGGTHEVGFKTAMTRVFNDYARRINELKEKDKNLDGNDIREGLTAIVSVRIPEELLQFEGQTKSKLGTSEARSAVDSVVSEKLPFYLEEKGQLSKSLVKKAIKAQQAREAARKAREDARSGKKNKRKDTLLSGKLTPAQSKNTEKNELYLVEGDSAGGSAKLGRDRKFQAILPLRGKVINTEKARLEDIFKNEEINTIIHTIGAGVGNEFKIEDSNYSRIIIMTDADTDGAHIQVLLLTFFFKYMKPLVQAGRVFIALPPLYKLEKGKGKSKKVEYAWTDDELDKLQKQLGKGFSLQRYKGLGEMNPEQLWETTMNPETRTLIRVQVEDEVRSSKRVTTLMGDKVAPRREWIENHVEFGMQEDLSILDNTEVQILENETYEEDETN, encoded by the coding sequence ATGAATAAACAAAATCATTATTCAGATGATTCTATACAGGTTTTAGAAGGTCTTGAAGCTGTTAGAAAAAGACCGGGGATGTATATAGGATCAACTGATAAACGTGGATTGCATCATCTAGTATATGAAGTTGTCGATAACTCCGTCGATGAAGTATTAAATGGTTACGGGGATGAGATTACAGTTATCCTAAACCAAGATGATAGTATTTCAATAGAAGATAATGGTCGTGGGATGCCAACAGGTATTCACGCTTCAGGTAAACCAACTGTTCAAGTTATCTTTACCATATTACATGCTGGAGGCAAGTTTGGCCAAGGTGGTTATAAAACATCTGGTGGACTACACGGTGTTGGTGCATCGGTGGTTAACGCACTAAGTGAATGGTTAGAAGTTGAAATTCATAGAGACGGTAATATATATAAACAGAGTTTTAAAGATGGTGGTGTGCCTGCGACAGGGTTACTAAAAGAAGGTAAAACAAAGAAAACGGGTACAAAAGTAACGTTTAAACCAGATCCTGAAATTTTCAAAGCCACGACATCATTTAATTTTGATGTTCTAAGTGAGCGTTTACAAGAATCTGCATTCTTATTAAAAAACCTAAAAATTAAATTAATTGATTTACGTCGTGGTAAAGAAAGAGAAGAATATTACCATTACGAAGAAGGTATTAAAGAATTTGTAAGTTATGTCAATGAAGGTAAAGAAGTTCTTCATGATGTCACAACTTTTACAGGTACATCTAATGGCATTGAAGTTGATGTAGCTTTCCAATATAACGATCAATATTCTGAAAGCATTTTAAGCTTCGTTAATAACGTGCGTACTAAAGATGGTGGTACACATGAAGTCGGATTTAAAACAGCTATGACTCGTGTATTTAACGATTATGCTAGACGTATCAATGAATTAAAAGAAAAAGATAAAAATTTAGATGGAAATGATATACGTGAAGGATTAACGGCTATCGTTTCTGTAAGAATTCCTGAAGAGTTATTACAATTCGAAGGACAAACTAAATCTAAATTAGGTACATCAGAAGCTAGAAGTGCTGTAGACTCAGTTGTTTCTGAAAAATTGCCATTTTATCTTGAAGAAAAAGGACAATTGTCTAAATCACTTGTGAAGAAAGCGATTAAAGCACAACAAGCTAGAGAAGCGGCACGTAAAGCACGTGAAGATGCACGTTCTGGTAAAAAGAACAAACGAAAAGATACGTTATTGTCAGGTAAATTAACACCTGCTCAAAGTAAAAATACTGAGAAAAATGAACTTTATTTAGTAGAGGGTGACTCTGCAGGTGGTTCTGCTAAACTTGGTCGTGATCGTAAATTCCAAGCAATACTACCACTAAGAGGTAAAGTCATTAATACTGAAAAAGCTAGATTAGAAGATATCTTCAAAAATGAAGAGATTAACACGATTATTCATACAATTGGTGCAGGTGTTGGTAACGAATTTAAAATTGAAGATAGTAATTATAGTCGAATTATAATTATGACCGATGCCGATACAGATGGTGCACATATTCAAGTTTTATTATTAACGTTCTTCTTTAAATATATGAAACCTTTAGTACAAGCTGGTCGTGTCTTTATAGCATTACCTCCACTTTATAAATTAGAAAAAGGTAAAGGTAAATCTAAGAAAGTAGAATATGCTTGGACTGATGATGAATTAGATAAATTACAAAAGCAACTTGGTAAAGGGTTCTCATTACAACGTTACAAAGGTTTAGGTGAAATGAATCCTGAACAATTATGGGAAACAACAATGAATCCTGAAACACGTACATTGATACGAGTTCAAGTTGAAGATGAAGTACGCTCTTCAAAACGTGTTACCACTTTAATGGGAGATAAAGTAGCTCCACGTAGAGAATGGATTGAAAATCATGTTGAATTTGGTATGCAAGAAGATTTAAGTATTTTAGATAATACTGAAGTTCAAATTTTGGAAAATGAAACCTATGAGGAGGATGAAACGAATTGA
- the plsY gene encoding glycerol-3-phosphate 1-O-acyltransferase PlsY, translating to MMIVVMLILSYLIGAFPSGLVIGKLFFKKDIRQFGSGNTGATNSFRVLGRPAGFVVTFLDIFKGFITVFFPIWLPVHVDGPISTFFTNGLIVGLFAILGHVYPIYLKFKGGKAVATSAGVVLGVNPILLLILAAIFFLVLKTFKYVSLSSIVAAICCVIGSLIIQDYILLAVSGIVSIILIIRHKTNIVRIFKGEEPKITWM from the coding sequence ATGATGATTGTCGTCATGTTAATACTAAGTTATCTTATTGGCGCTTTTCCAAGTGGTTTAGTTATAGGAAAGCTATTCTTTAAGAAAGATATAAGACAATTTGGTAGTGGCAACACTGGAGCAACAAACAGTTTTAGGGTATTAGGTAGACCAGCAGGATTTGTGGTAACCTTCTTAGATATTTTCAAAGGTTTTATCACTGTATTCTTCCCTATTTGGTTACCAGTACATGTTGATGGACCTATAAGTACATTCTTTACCAACGGACTGATTGTAGGTTTATTTGCAATACTTGGCCATGTATATCCTATATATTTAAAATTTAAAGGTGGTAAAGCTGTTGCTACGAGTGCTGGGGTAGTTTTAGGAGTAAATCCCATTTTATTATTAATTTTAGCTGCAATTTTCTTTTTAGTGCTAAAAACATTTAAATACGTCTCCTTATCAAGTATCGTAGCAGCTATTTGTTGTGTGATAGGTTCACTCATTATACAGGACTACATCTTACTTGCAGTTAGCGGCATTGTTTCTATAATTTTAATTATACGCCACAAAACAAATATTGTCCGAATCTTTAAAGGTGAAGAACCTAAGATAACATGGATGTAA
- a CDS encoding HesB/YadR/YfhF family protein — protein MKIELTDQAVQWFKDEFDLPEDNQVLHFFVRYGGEFQLKQGFSPAFNVENKSDVEVAYEEEYNGLTIVISEKDLWYFEDDHIVVDTVDHEDKISYTKK, from the coding sequence ATGAAAATTGAACTTACAGACCAAGCCGTTCAATGGTTTAAAGATGAATTTGATTTACCGGAAGATAATCAAGTATTACATTTCTTCGTAAGATATGGTGGCGAATTTCAATTAAAACAAGGATTTAGCCCAGCGTTTAATGTTGAAAACAAATCTGATGTTGAGGTTGCTTATGAAGAAGAATATAACGGATTAACGATTGTTATATCCGAGAAAGATTTATGGTACTTTGAAGATGATCATATTGTGGTAGATACAGTTGATCATGAAGATAAAATTTCATATACAAAGAAATAG
- the menI gene encoding 1,4-dihydroxy-2-naphthoyl-CoA hydrolase MenI, whose amino-acid sequence MIYSLTEIEPRYQETDKMGVIYHGNYATWFEVARTDYIRKLGFSYADMEKQGIISPVTDLNIKYKKSIFYPEKVTIKTWVEKYSRLRSVYRYEIFNEQGELATTGYTELICMKADTFRPIRLDRYFADWHETYSKVESLNKEGINEEVTHGIDHL is encoded by the coding sequence ATGATTTATAGTTTGACTGAAATTGAACCAAGATATCAAGAGACAGATAAAATGGGCGTGATTTATCATGGTAATTATGCAACATGGTTTGAAGTAGCGCGTACAGATTACATTAGAAAACTAGGATTTAGTTATGCTGATATGGAAAAGCAAGGGATCATTTCTCCAGTTACAGACTTAAATATCAAATATAAAAAATCAATTTTTTATCCTGAAAAAGTAACCATTAAAACATGGGTGGAAAAATATTCAAGATTACGTTCTGTGTATAGATATGAAATTTTTAATGAACAGGGCGAACTTGCAACTACAGGTTATACTGAGTTAATTTGTATGAAAGCTGATACGTTTAGACCAATTAGATTAGATCGTTATTTTGCAGATTGGCATGAAACCTATAGTAAAGTTGAATCTTTAAATAAAGAAGGCATCAATGAAGAAGTAACTCATGGTATTGATCATTTATAA
- the acnA gene encoding aconitate hydratase AcnA — protein MASNFKETAKKQFDLNGQSYTYYDLKSLEEQGLTKISKLPYSIRVLLESVLRQEDDFVITDDHIKQLAEFGKKGNEGEVPFKPSRVILQDFTGVPAVVDLASLRKAMNDVGGDINKINPEVPVDLVIDHSVQVDSYANPDALQRNMKLEFERNYERYQFLNWATKAFDNYNAVPPATGIVHQVNLEYLANVVHVRDVDGEQTAFPDTLVGTDSHTTMINGIGVLGWGVGGIEAEAGMLGQPSYFPIPEVIGVRLSNELPQGSTATDLALRVTEELRKRGVVGKFVEFFGPGVTNLPLADRATIANMAPEYGATCGFFPVDEESLKYMKLTGRKDDHIALVKEYLQQNNMFFQVENEDPEYTEVIDLDLSTVQASLSGPKRPQDLIFLSDMKTEFEKSVTAPAGNQGHGLDESEFDKKAEIKFNDGRTSTMKTGDVAIAAITSCTNTSNPYVMLGAGLVAKKAIEKGLKVPDYVKTSLAPGSKVVTGYLRDSGLQEYLDDLGFNLVGYGCTTCIGNSGPLLPEIEKAVADEDLLVTSVLSGNRNFEGRIHPLVKANYLASPQLVVAYALAGTVDIDLHNEPIGKGKDGEDVYLKDIWPSIKEVADTVDSVVTPELFLEEYANVYENNEMWNEIDVTDAPLYDFDPNSTYIQNPSFFQGLSKEPGTIEPLKDLRIMGKFGDSVTTDHISPAGAIGKDTPAGKYLLDHDVPIREFNSYGSRRGNHEVMVRGTFANIRIKNQLAPGTEGGFTTYWPTGEIMPIYDAAMKYKENGTGLAVLAGNDYGMGSSRDWAAKGTNLLGVKTVIAQSYERIHRSNLVMMGVLPLQFKQGESADSLGLEGKEEISVDIDETVKPHDLVTVHAKKENGEVVDFEAMVRFDSLVELDYYRHGGILQMVLRNKLAQ, from the coding sequence ATGGCTTCTAATTTTAAAGAAACAGCAAAGAAACAATTTGATTTAAATGGCCAATCATACACGTACTATGATTTAAAATCATTAGAAGAACAAGGTTTAACTAAAATTTCAAAGTTACCTTATTCAATCCGTGTATTACTAGAATCTGTGTTACGTCAGGAAGATGATTTTGTAATTACTGATGATCACATTAAACAATTAGCAGAATTTGGCAAAAAAGGTAACGAAGGTGAAGTACCTTTCAAACCATCTCGAGTTATTTTACAAGACTTCACTGGTGTACCAGCAGTTGTTGACTTAGCGTCTTTACGTAAAGCAATGAATGATGTTGGTGGGGATATTAACAAAATTAACCCTGAAGTACCAGTTGACTTAGTTATTGACCACTCAGTACAAGTCGATAGTTATGCTAATCCAGATGCACTACAACGTAATATGAAATTAGAATTCGAACGTAACTATGAACGTTATCAATTCTTAAACTGGGCAACAAAAGCATTTGATAACTATAATGCTGTACCACCTGCTACAGGTATTGTCCACCAAGTAAACTTAGAGTACTTAGCGAATGTTGTTCATGTTCGTGACGTTGACGGAGAACAAACTGCGTTCCCAGATACATTAGTTGGTACTGACTCTCATACTACAATGATTAACGGTATTGGTGTATTAGGTTGGGGTGTCGGCGGTATCGAAGCCGAAGCAGGTATGTTAGGACAACCATCATACTTCCCAATTCCAGAAGTTATCGGTGTAAGATTAAGTAATGAATTACCACAAGGTTCAACAGCAACTGACTTAGCATTACGTGTAACTGAAGAGTTACGTAAACGTGGTGTAGTAGGTAAATTCGTTGAGTTCTTTGGTCCTGGTGTAACAAACTTACCATTAGCTGACCGTGCGACAATTGCTAACATGGCGCCTGAATATGGTGCAACTTGTGGTTTCTTCCCAGTTGATGAAGAATCACTTAAATACATGAAATTAACTGGTCGTAAAGATGATCATATTGCACTTGTCAAAGAATATTTACAACAAAATAATATGTTCTTCCAAGTTGAAAATGAAGATCCTGAATATACTGAAGTGATTGATTTAGATTTATCTACAGTTCAAGCTTCTTTATCAGGGCCAAAACGTCCACAAGATTTAATCTTCTTAAGTGACATGAAAACTGAATTCGAAAAATCAGTTACAGCACCAGCTGGAAACCAAGGTCATGGTTTAGATGAAAGTGAATTTGATAAGAAAGCAGAAATCAAATTTAATGATGGCAGAACTTCAACTATGAAGACTGGTGATGTTGCAATTGCAGCGATTACATCATGTACAAATACATCTAACCCTTACGTTATGTTAGGTGCAGGTTTAGTTGCTAAAAAAGCAATTGAAAAAGGCTTAAAAGTACCTGATTATGTTAAAACTTCATTAGCACCAGGTTCAAAAGTTGTTACTGGATATTTAAGAGATTCAGGTTTACAAGAATATCTTGATGATTTAGGTTTCAACTTAGTTGGTTATGGTTGTACAACTTGTATCGGTAACTCAGGTCCACTATTACCTGAAATTGAAAAAGCAGTAGCTGACGAAGATTTATTAGTAACTTCTGTACTTTCTGGTAACCGTAACTTTGAAGGTCGTATCCATCCATTAGTTAAAGCTAACTACTTAGCTTCACCACAATTAGTTGTAGCTTATGCATTAGCTGGAACAGTTGATATCGATTTACACAATGAACCTATCGGTAAAGGTAAAGATGGCGAAGATGTATATCTTAAAGATATCTGGCCAAGTATCAAAGAAGTTGCAGACACTGTTGATAGTGTCGTAACACCAGAATTATTCTTAGAAGAATATGCAAATGTATACGAAAATAATGAAATGTGGAATGAAATCGACGTTACTGACGCACCATTATATGATTTCGATCCAAATTCAACTTATATTCAAAATCCATCATTCTTCCAAGGTTTATCTAAAGAACCAGGAACTATTGAACCATTAAAAGATTTACGTATTATGGGTAAATTTGGTGACTCAGTTACAACTGACCACATTTCTCCAGCAGGTGCGATTGGTAAAGATACACCAGCAGGTAAATATTTATTAGACCATGATGTTCCAATTAGAGAATTTAACTCTTATGGTTCAAGACGTGGTAACCATGAAGTAATGGTACGTGGTACTTTCGCTAATATCCGTATTAAAAACCAATTAGCGCCAGGTACTGAAGGTGGATTTACAACATACTGGCCTACAGGAGAAATCATGCCTATCTATGATGCAGCTATGAAATACAAAGAAAATGGTACTGGTTTAGCTGTTTTAGCAGGTAATGATTACGGTATGGGTTCATCTCGTGACTGGGCTGCTAAAGGTACAAACTTATTAGGCGTTAAAACTGTTATTGCACAAAGTTATGAACGTATCCACCGTTCAAACTTAGTAATGATGGGTGTATTACCATTACAATTTAAACAAGGTGAATCAGCTGATTCTCTAGGTTTAGAAGGTAAAGAAGAAATTTCTGTAGATATCGATGAAACAGTTAAACCTCATGACTTAGTAACTGTTCATGCTAAGAAAGAAAATGGAGAAGTTGTTGATTTTGAAGCAATGGTTCGTTTCGATTCATTAGTAGAATTAGATTATTATCGTCATGGCGGTATCTTACAAATGGTATTAAGAAATAAATTAGCTCAATAA